In Streptomyces sp. NBC_01439, the following are encoded in one genomic region:
- a CDS encoding N-acetylglucosamine kinase, translating to MGVTLPSVLAMDAGNSKTDVALLAPDGSVLCSGQAGGFQPPRTGVAAAVDVLAGAMADAGLRAGPAAGPWAERVSACLANADFPVEEQELAREIERRGWGRATAVHNDTFALLRSGLPTGADPCGVAVVCGAGINCVGMTPDGRTARFPAIGRISGDWGGGGGLAEEALWFAARAEDGRGGPTELARALPAHFGHPSMASLIEAMHLGRVEHARRHELTPVLFAVAAAGDPVALSLVHRQADEVVAMASVALGRLGLLEQEVPVVLGGSVLAAGHPQLNDRIAAGLAERAPRARIRVITAPPVLGAGLLGLDALGAPPEAYEKLRTHFR from the coding sequence ATGGGCGTGACCCTCCCCTCGGTGCTGGCGATGGACGCGGGCAACAGCAAGACGGACGTGGCGCTCCTCGCCCCGGACGGCTCGGTGTTGTGCTCCGGCCAGGCCGGGGGCTTCCAGCCGCCGCGCACGGGGGTGGCCGCGGCCGTCGACGTGCTGGCCGGGGCGATGGCCGACGCCGGGCTGCGCGCCGGCCCCGCGGCCGGGCCGTGGGCCGAGCGGGTGTCGGCGTGCCTGGCCAACGCCGACTTCCCGGTGGAGGAGCAGGAGCTGGCGCGGGAGATCGAGCGCCGCGGTTGGGGCCGCGCGACGGCGGTGCACAACGACACCTTCGCGCTGCTGCGCTCCGGGCTGCCGACGGGCGCCGACCCGTGCGGGGTCGCGGTGGTGTGCGGGGCGGGCATCAACTGCGTCGGGATGACCCCGGACGGGCGGACCGCCCGCTTCCCCGCGATCGGACGGATCTCCGGAGACTGGGGCGGTGGGGGCGGACTGGCCGAGGAGGCGCTCTGGTTCGCGGCCCGGGCCGAGGACGGGCGGGGCGGGCCGACGGAGCTGGCCCGGGCGCTGCCCGCGCACTTCGGCCACCCGTCGATGGCCTCGCTGATCGAGGCGATGCACCTGGGCCGGGTGGAGCACGCGCGGCGGCACGAGCTGACACCGGTGCTGTTCGCGGTGGCGGCCGCCGGGGACCCGGTGGCGCTGTCGCTGGTGCACCGGCAGGCGGACGAGGTGGTGGCCATGGCATCGGTGGCGCTGGGGCGCCTGGGCCTGCTGGAGCAGGAGGTACCGGTGGTGCTGGGTGGCAGTGTGCTGGCCGCCGGACACCCGCAGCTCAACGACCGGATCGCGGCGGGCCTCGCCGAACGGGCCCCGCGCGCCCGGATCCGCGTGATCACGGCGCCGCCGGTGCTCGGTGCCGGGCTGCTGGGCCTGGACGCGCTCGGCGCACCGCCCGAGGCCTATGAAAAACTCCGTACCCATTTCAGGTGA